The Paenibacillus sophorae genome has a segment encoding these proteins:
- a CDS encoding 4-hydroxyphenylacetate 3-hydroxylase family protein, whose product MVRNGKQYLDSLKDNRCIYINGEKVDDVTTHPAFRGITQSFATLYDLAADPANDMIYTTEDGTTANKVFMIPRCREELAIRRRAITKWAEATCGFAGRSPDHVAAFLAGFASSPEVFGEYKQNVLDFYQYARDEDLFVTYVIIPPQVDRSKAAHEQEEKYLPVGVLEERKEGIVVRGSQMLGTSTAVSNYLFVSCITPLRPGDEDYAISFVLPIDTPGLKLYPRPAYATGKESTFDYPLSTQFDESDSLVVFNDVFIPWKHVFTYKNIEATRAQFHETPAHVLGNNQAQIRLSTKLKFTIGVARKITAMGGTDKFPQVQERLGELASLAATVEGMLLASEYECVVDEKGTARPNARFLYGIVGMQDQIYAGVIKILRELVGGGVLQLPSSYHEMVNPETKDDIRQYIRASGVDSEARIQLYRLAWDIIGSEFAGRHQQYEMFYNGAPFVVRGHAYRNYGYHEPLEIVDRFLGSYTLPKALLKEE is encoded by the coding sequence ATGGTTCGTAATGGCAAACAATATTTGGATTCATTGAAAGATAACAGATGTATCTACATTAATGGGGAGAAAGTTGATGATGTCACGACACATCCCGCGTTCAGGGGTATTACACAGTCATTTGCGACCCTGTATGATTTGGCTGCGGATCCGGCTAACGACATGATTTATACAACCGAGGACGGGACCACCGCCAATAAAGTGTTTATGATCCCCCGCTGTCGCGAGGAACTGGCTATCCGCCGCCGAGCAATCACCAAGTGGGCGGAAGCGACTTGTGGGTTCGCAGGACGCAGCCCTGACCACGTTGCCGCTTTCCTTGCAGGATTCGCCAGTTCCCCGGAAGTATTCGGTGAGTACAAGCAAAACGTGTTGGACTTCTATCAGTACGCTCGCGATGAAGACTTGTTTGTAACCTATGTCATCATTCCTCCGCAGGTGGATCGCAGCAAGGCCGCACATGAGCAAGAAGAAAAGTATTTACCAGTTGGTGTTCTTGAAGAGAGGAAGGAGGGCATAGTCGTACGCGGATCGCAAATGCTCGGGACGAGCACTGCAGTTTCCAACTATTTATTTGTCAGTTGTATTACACCTCTCAGACCGGGCGATGAGGATTATGCCATATCCTTTGTCCTGCCGATTGATACGCCCGGGTTAAAGCTGTACCCTCGTCCTGCCTATGCAACAGGCAAGGAAAGCACATTCGATTATCCTCTTTCTACTCAGTTTGACGAAAGTGATTCGCTAGTTGTATTCAACGATGTATTTATTCCGTGGAAGCATGTATTCACATATAAGAACATTGAAGCAACGAGGGCGCAGTTCCATGAGACACCGGCTCATGTGTTAGGGAACAATCAGGCGCAAATTCGACTGTCTACAAAATTGAAATTTACGATCGGGGTAGCCCGAAAGATTACTGCAATGGGGGGGACTGACAAGTTTCCGCAGGTACAGGAACGGTTAGGTGAACTTGCTTCATTGGCTGCGACAGTTGAAGGCATGCTGCTTGCAAGTGAGTATGAGTGTGTAGTGGATGAGAAGGGCACAGCTCGACCTAATGCGCGGTTTTTGTATGGCATAGTCGGTATGCAAGATCAAATTTATGCAGGTGTAATTAAAATTCTGCGCGAGCTTGTCGGTGGAGGCGTGCTGCAGTTGCCTTCCTCCTATCATGAGATGGTCAATCCGGAAACCAAAGATGATATCCGCCAATATATACGCGCTTCCGGCGTCGATTCAGAGGCAAGAATTCAATTGTACCGATTGGCATGGGATATCATCGGTTCAGAGTTCGCTGGACGCCACCAACAATATGAAATGTTTTACAATGGAGCTCCATTTGTCGTAAGGGGGCACGCCTATCGTAATTATGGTTATCATGAACCTCTTGAAATCGTCGACCGTTTTCTGGGAAGCTATACCCTTCCGAAAGCCTTATTAAAGGAGGAGTAG
- a CDS encoding pyridoxamine 5'-phosphate oxidase family protein → MTTLITELTAGMISELQGQSIVILNVVNKENGDIFSTALSWVYAVGPQTIRFAIDAKSDFVRILKEDPKLVLNFFSHETVYSIKGTAVVKVSKTEDITLKMALLEVEIQEIRDIIFYGGKMVTLPTFVKTYKAELIKKLDDEMKNALINLA, encoded by the coding sequence ATGACCACACTTATTACCGAGCTTACAGCCGGCATGATATCCGAGTTACAAGGCCAGAGCATTGTGATCCTGAATGTAGTGAATAAAGAAAACGGGGATATATTTTCGACGGCCCTTTCATGGGTCTATGCAGTAGGTCCCCAAACGATTCGTTTTGCAATCGACGCCAAATCTGATTTTGTACGGATATTGAAAGAGGACCCCAAATTGGTTTTGAATTTTTTTTCACATGAGACGGTGTACTCTATTAAAGGGACTGCAGTGGTAAAGGTCAGTAAAACAGAAGATATTACGTTAAAGATGGCACTGTTAGAAGTGGAAATACAAGAAATTCGAGACATCATCTTCTACGGCGGCAAAATGGTTACCCTTCCGACATTTGTCAAAACATACAAAGCTGAATTGATTAAAAAGCTGGATGACGAAATGAAGAATGCGCTGATTAACCTTGCTTAA
- the aguB gene encoding N-carbamoylputrescine amidase — protein MRNVKVAATQMSCSGSIDENIAKADKLVREAAAQGAQIILLQELFETPYFCQKEKSDYYEYATELEQNKAVNHFREVAKELKVVLPISFYEKKNYARYNSLAVIDADGSVLGKYRKSHIPDGPGYEEKFYFNPGDTGFKVWNTRYAKIGVGVCWDQWYPEAARVMTLMGAELLFYPTAIGSEPQDSSIDSKDHWQMCMLGHAAANLIPVVASNRIGREEDEESSINFYGSSFIAGPQGNKIAEAGRGEETVLVGEFDLDALETLRIEWGIFRDRRPELYRLIASYDGDLTF, from the coding sequence TTGAGAAACGTAAAAGTAGCCGCAACGCAGATGAGCTGCTCCGGCAGCATTGATGAGAATATTGCCAAGGCCGACAAACTGGTTCGGGAAGCGGCGGCGCAGGGAGCGCAGATTATTCTGCTGCAGGAGCTGTTCGAGACGCCCTATTTCTGCCAGAAGGAAAAGTCGGATTACTATGAGTACGCCACGGAGTTGGAACAGAATAAAGCCGTGAACCATTTTAGAGAGGTGGCAAAAGAACTGAAGGTCGTGCTGCCGATCAGCTTCTATGAGAAGAAAAACTATGCACGTTACAATTCTTTGGCCGTCATCGACGCCGACGGAAGCGTTCTTGGCAAATACCGCAAGAGCCATATTCCGGACGGTCCCGGCTATGAGGAGAAATTTTATTTCAATCCCGGGGACACCGGCTTTAAAGTATGGAACACCCGTTACGCCAAAATCGGGGTAGGGGTATGCTGGGATCAATGGTATCCGGAAGCGGCGCGCGTCATGACGCTAATGGGCGCGGAGCTTCTGTTCTATCCGACAGCCATCGGCTCGGAGCCGCAGGACAGCTCCATTGATTCGAAGGATCACTGGCAGATGTGCATGCTCGGCCATGCCGCGGCGAACCTGATTCCCGTTGTGGCTTCCAACCGCATCGGCCGTGAAGAGGACGAAGAATCAAGCATCAATTTCTACGGGTCCTCGTTCATCGCCGGTCCGCAGGGTAACAAGATTGCCGAGGCTGGACGCGGCGAAGAGACGGTGCTGGTCGGCGAGTTCGATCTGGACGCGCTGGAGACCCTGCGGATCGAGTGGGGCATCTTCCGCGACCGCCGTCCGGAGCTGTATCGCCTGATCGCTTCCTATGACGGGGATCTGACGTTTTAA
- a CDS encoding carbon-nitrogen family hydrolase: MKIASIQLEIKDQESKEQRIERAAGLVDQAAQDADLILLPEIWATGYFSFDRYIEEAELITGPFVTLFSEIAKSHGVYLFAGSFVEKRDGNYYNTSILFDRQGKLAGTYHKTHLFRYGSKEGELLTRGDGAKVIETEFGKVGLTTCYDLRFPELYRQQVDLGAEMFLVASAWPHQRLEHWKLFNATRALENQSFLISCNCVGTTQNVLLGGHSSIVDPWGITLASGEEQETIVKSEIDPSEVSRIRETFPSLKHRVL; this comes from the coding sequence ATGAAAATTGCATCCATTCAATTGGAAATTAAGGATCAGGAGAGTAAAGAACAGCGAATTGAACGTGCTGCCGGGCTGGTGGATCAAGCGGCTCAAGACGCAGATCTGATCCTGCTGCCGGAAATATGGGCCACCGGTTACTTTTCGTTTGATAGGTATATAGAAGAGGCGGAGTTGATCACAGGTCCCTTTGTTACATTATTTTCTGAAATTGCGAAAAGTCACGGGGTCTATTTGTTTGCGGGAAGCTTTGTCGAAAAGAGAGACGGAAATTATTACAACACAAGCATTCTGTTTGATCGTCAAGGCAAGCTGGCAGGCACTTATCATAAAACGCATTTATTCCGCTATGGCTCAAAAGAAGGCGAGCTTCTGACAAGAGGAGATGGCGCGAAAGTAATCGAAACCGAGTTCGGAAAGGTTGGACTGACAACATGCTATGATCTTAGGTTTCCTGAACTTTACCGCCAGCAGGTTGACTTAGGAGCGGAGATGTTCCTTGTTGCCTCGGCTTGGCCGCATCAGCGTCTTGAGCATTGGAAGTTGTTTAATGCTACGCGCGCATTGGAAAATCAAAGCTTTCTTATTTCATGTAATTGTGTAGGTACAACCCAGAATGTTCTGCTCGGCGGACACAGTTCAATAGTTGATCCGTGGGGCATTACGTTGGCATCAGGCGAAGAACAAGAAACGATCGTGAAATCAGAAATTGATCCGTCCGAAGTATCCCGAATAAGAGAAACATTCCCTAGCTTGAAACATCGTGTGTTATAG
- a CDS encoding GntR family transcriptional regulator, producing MASTKFNIKPIDKPSTTKERVYNEIKHVILSGYISSEEIFTEVKLAELLNTSRTPVREALQDLIKEGLIVSIPRKGMTVRRVTESEIEQIFLLRTSIETKIIRKLAKIITPEQLKMLKNICKQQKEAMLANDDIAFIKLDQLFHTSLVKFVDFELIEQVLLNLHNLSQLIGLRAIKKSNRMNEVLEEHMSIISCMESKDEEKSGEAMTLHLNNTKHTLIN from the coding sequence ATGGCTTCAACTAAGTTTAATATAAAACCAATCGATAAACCTTCCACGACAAAGGAAAGAGTTTACAATGAAATTAAGCACGTTATTTTGAGTGGCTATATTTCTTCGGAAGAAATTTTTACTGAAGTTAAGTTGGCAGAATTACTGAATACATCAAGAACACCCGTTAGGGAAGCTTTGCAGGATTTAATTAAAGAAGGCTTAATCGTTTCAATTCCGCGCAAAGGGATGACAGTTCGCAGAGTGACTGAAAGTGAAATCGAGCAAATATTTTTACTTCGAACTTCAATAGAAACGAAAATAATCCGAAAACTGGCCAAAATCATTACACCGGAACAATTGAAGATGCTAAAAAATATTTGTAAGCAGCAAAAGGAAGCTATGTTAGCCAACGATGACATTGCTTTTATTAAACTCGACCAATTATTTCATACTTCTCTTGTTAAATTTGTCGATTTTGAATTAATTGAGCAAGTGCTGCTGAATCTTCATAATTTGTCACAGCTTATCGGATTAAGGGCCATTAAGAAAAGTAACCGGATGAACGAGGTATTAGAGGAGCATATGTCTATTATTTCTTGTATGGAAAGCAAAGATGAAGAAAAATCTGGTGAAGCGATGACTTTACATTTAAACAATACAAAACATACGTTAATTAACTAA
- a CDS encoding agmatine deiminase family protein: MNPEDLNYSMPPEWAKHERTFISWPVQASMCFPDDHESVCQGYADIIRAIAEFEPVTVVVNPDEQEEVMRLVSGPGITFLPIEHSDAWLRDNGPTFVMNTDGQLAGINWKFNAWGGKYSPWDLDDKVAPQIIETVKVARFDAPIVMEGGSFHTDGEGTLITTEECLLNPNRNPGLGRGDIEEVLRQYTGADKIIWLKRGLSGDETDGHVDNIACFAAPGKVIIQVCEDPQDENYEITAENLRILENATDAKGRKLEIVKIQQPPRADHEGSRLTLSYLNFYFVNGGIILPVFGASESDALAEETLKRLFPDRRIRTVNGMAVIREGGNVHCTTQQMPAPEVNIFRLKS; this comes from the coding sequence ATGAATCCTGAAGATTTGAATTATAGCATGCCGCCCGAATGGGCGAAGCATGAGCGCACGTTTATTTCCTGGCCGGTGCAGGCGTCCATGTGCTTTCCGGACGATCATGAATCCGTATGCCAAGGATATGCGGATATTATCCGGGCCATCGCCGAATTCGAGCCGGTGACGGTCGTTGTCAATCCGGACGAGCAGGAGGAGGTCATGCGCCTGGTAAGCGGGCCCGGAATCACCTTTCTGCCGATTGAACACAGCGACGCCTGGCTGCGGGATAACGGTCCGACCTTTGTCATGAACACTGACGGGCAGCTTGCCGGCATCAACTGGAAGTTCAACGCCTGGGGCGGCAAATACTCGCCATGGGATCTCGACGACAAGGTTGCTCCGCAAATTATCGAGACGGTGAAGGTTGCCCGGTTCGACGCACCGATTGTGATGGAAGGAGGTTCCTTTCATACCGACGGCGAAGGCACGCTGATTACGACCGAGGAATGTCTGCTGAATCCGAACCGCAATCCGGGGCTCGGCCGGGGAGATATTGAGGAGGTTCTTCGCCAGTACACCGGCGCGGACAAGATCATCTGGCTGAAACGCGGCCTCAGCGGAGACGAGACTGACGGACATGTCGACAATATCGCCTGCTTTGCCGCTCCGGGCAAGGTGATCATTCAGGTCTGCGAGGACCCGCAGGATGAGAATTATGAGATCACGGCTGAGAATCTGCGCATTCTGGAGAATGCGACGGACGCTAAGGGCCGGAAGCTGGAGATCGTCAAAATCCAGCAGCCGCCGCGCGCCGACCATGAGGGAAGCCGGTTGACGCTCAGCTATCTGAATTTCTATTTCGTCAACGGCGGAATTATCCTGCCTGTGTTCGGCGCGTCCGAGAGCGATGCGCTCGCGGAGGAAACGCTGAAGCGCCTGTTCCCGGACCGGCGAATCCGCACGGTAAATGGAATGGCGGTCATCCGTGAGGGCGGCAATGTGCACTGCACGACGCAGCAAATGCCGGCCCCAGAAGTTAATATATTTCGATTGAAGTCATAG